The nucleotide window CCATTAATTTGATTATATCATCTTGATTTTTGGCTTCGACATCATATTTTTCCTTGAAAACGGAATATATCTTATTAAAGGTAGGTAAAACACCGTTAATGGATAAGAAATGTCTGATGAAATATTCTAAATTATCTTGCAACTCTTGTTGCATTGGATACCATAATTTTCTATAATATTTCTCCTGTGATTCCTGATCATTCTGATCAAACTTCATAAAAAGGTAATTTCTTATAAGATCTGACTGTGTTAACGGTTTTCCAGTACCGTTTAAGCTTTCAAAAATTAAATAAGGATCATCACCACTTTCAAGATAAATATCTACAACCATAAAACGTGATAGTAATGCGTCTTTATATTCAATAAGTTTATCAATATTACCTAACAAAGAAAATTCGCTTTTAAAATAACTGTATACATCAAATAGCATGTGTGAATTATCAATGAATGGATTTAGGTCATCAATTAGAGTATTGAAGATTGTTCTGTCTGCTTGAGTCGGTGCAAGTTTATATTTAAATTGCGGTTGAAATTTATTTATGAGATACATCTCGTCTATTTCATCTTTGTTTGGATAATCTGGATCTAAGCTGATTATTTGATTCCTTAATGCAATTAAAAGGGTAAAAATGGTAGTTAATCGTTGCTGTCCATCTATGACAATATATTCATCTGGAATTCCGGGACCTGTTGGAATCGGCATTGTAACAAAGGATCCAAAAAAATGAATATACTCAGGATCATCCCTAGTAGCCTTTAAATCTGTCCAAAGTTTTTTTATATCCTCTTTTTCCCAACTGTAAGTTCTCTGGAAAAGAGGTACTACAAATTGCTTGCTTCCCTGTAAAAATGTCTCTATTTTTGTGTCATTTGCCTTCATATCCATTCCTTCAAAAATTAATAAATATGCCCTAAAATTAAAACAAGCTCAGAATTACTTAAACAAACCC belongs to uncultured Methanobacterium sp. and includes:
- a CDS encoding DUF262 domain-containing protein, whose translation is MKANDTKIETFLQGSKQFVVPLFQRTYSWEKEDIKKLWTDLKATRDDPEYIHFFGSFVTMPIPTGPGIPDEYIVIDGQQRLTTIFTLLIALRNQIISLDPDYPNKDEIDEMYLINKFQPQFKYKLAPTQADRTIFNTLIDDLNPFIDNSHMLFDVYSYFKSEFSLLGNIDKLIEYKDALLSRFMVVDIYLESGDDPYLIFESLNGTGKPLTQSDLIRNYLFMKFDQNDQESQEKYYRKLWYPMQQELQDNLEYFIRHFLSINGVLPTFNKIYSVFKEKYDVEAKNQDDIIKLMEDLHRYAGYYSKFLNPKNESNENIRSYFEKFKRLEVTTPYPLLLALYNDYAKEPGEKGKIDTEVFLDCLKSIETYVLRRAVCKIPVNALNQYLPTIYSSLDPENVSKSLKDMFKNAKGSRRMPDSEEFKKCFKDGVMPKKTIRYVLEEIEKYPDNKELVDPSTLQIEHIMPQTLTNDWKNDLGENWELLHKKYLETIGNLTLTGYNPEYSNRTFKEKNTMENGFKESGLRLNAYLSTFDTWNKEGITKRANYLLRIALELWNMD